The DNA region GGACTTCATGAGCTTTGGCCAGATTTTTTACAGATTTTAGCTCAAGAATAATCAACTCTTCAACAAATATATCTGCAATAAAATTCCCTACAACTTCACCTTCATAGTTTACGATAATCTGTTTTTGGTATTCTGATTTCAAACCCGCCTTCTTTAATTCAATAAGCAAACATTTTTCGTAAACTGATTCAAGAAAACCATATCCCATCGTATTATATACTTTATAAGCACATCCAATGATTTTTTCAGTAACGTCTTTAAATTCCATTTAATTTTCTCCTGATGAATTAGATTGGAAAAACACAATGACTAAATCCTGTCGATCCTGTTAATCCTGTCTGAATAAATGCAATTTTCTTTTAAAATCCAGATAGTAATTTTGTCAGGCTCATATTTCATAGATAAATCATATATTTATCTAATCAAGTGCGAAATGCGGGTGACCCGCCTTAAAACCAATACCTACAATTGTTACTACAACACCAAAAACAGGAACCAAATCATACCACGTAACGGTCAAGGTATTAATCCAATAATCTTAGCTATCATCCATAAAACAATAATAGCGATCCCCAACCATATTAGAACATCAGCGTAATCAAATTTATAGACTTTTTCTATATTTGTCATGATATCACAATTTAATTTCAAACTACTTAATCTATTTTATCGATTGTGCTCCTTTTCTGCAATCGTGACTCGGGGCGTTATATTGCGATAAGGCCACTTCTGGCTTACTTGCTGCTAAGAGTTGTGGTTTACGATACTTGGGGACTCCGCACCACGCTTCGCAGCGTCGCGCTTCCTGTTCTCTTCACGCAAGAGCAGACCTGCGCAGCGGGATTTTAACCCCGGTGGACAAGTGCCGTTACATATTTTATTGTCCTGTTTGTTAAACTTTCTTCCTATCGCTTCAGGGCACGAAGTCAACGACCCCCGAATTAATTTGAAGTAGCTTAGCAAAGATTTATATTAATAAAGATTAGTTTTTCTAATGCGCTATGAATCTTAGCTTAAAAGGTAAATCTATATTTGGTATACTATTTAAGATACTGAAGTATGGTTGGATGGTTTTTGTTACCTTAAGTTTAATCGCTACTTTTGTATTAGGGTTTTATTTTGATTTTAATTTTATGTTAGTTTATATATTATTCCTTATTCTATTAGTCCTTGTATTTTCATATAGTGATTATAAAAATATAAAATATTCTATATTTAATGGCAAATTTGTGGAATTTGCAGTGGGGACGATTGGTTTAGCGATTATTATTCTTATATCTCAGTATAATTTCATTCTTAACGATGAGCAGAAAAATTTTGCTGAGAAAGCCGCTCAAATTTCGTTAAGAAATGATAAATTGTGTGATGCTTGTGAAGTCAGTGTCTCTTCTTTTGGAGAGATTAAATCTACTGCAAAAGGTGATCAAAAGATTGCGGTGGTTACTTTCACTCAGGGAGAAATAATCATATATATAGATATTGATTTGGATAATGGCACCGTGGTGGAAAAGAGAGAAACGACTAAGGCCCAAGAAAAGTATGACGGAGTAATAGTTTGTTGCTGAGTAAGGACACAAGTATTGTGGTGGAAAAGGTTGTACTACGCCTGTTTAGTAGCAACTTAAGCTTGTATATTTGAGATAGTACTCTTAATTTCTTACTCCAGCAAACATATCATTTCCAAGACTATATCCTGAGTTCATGCAAATCGTTCTCAGAATACATCTTGCCTATAAGCGCCGAGCTTTTAACATTTTGGGAAGAGTTCTGTCTGCCCATTGCCTTCCGTGAGCATAATAACGAGCATGGATGCAGTCACTAAACACCGGACTTAACGTACAAAGCCGGTAGTAGTCGGTTTTGCATGATGTTTATCTTGTGTATCCATTTCTTTGCAGGTTGTACAGATTATACCCTCTGTAATCATAGCAACATCTCCAGTCAGTATCTTTCCCCTGTATTTGGGAGCAAACACCATATGATCCGTCAGCAGTGATACGGTATGCCTGTCATGACGCAACTCTTTTCTGTTCAAATTACCACCATGTCTTTCGCAGGCTTCCGAAACTATTAAGTATCCAGAGACTGCTTTGTGATTGTGCCTATCAAAGGATATACTGAGTATAAACGAAGAGAATACTGCAATGACATCGGATGTCCCATACAGACGATGATGAATAAGAAAGAGCAGGACACTGAAGATTATAATGACCTGAGGGAAATATGCAAGGAAAACTGCCTGCATACGACCTATGAATTCCATCACTGGCTGATCGAAAAAGGTTATTTGCTCATCAGGCCTGAATAATAATAAATAGGAGGTAATTTAAAATGAACTGGGGAATGAAGAACAGGATTTCACGGATAATCAAGCCCAAAACAGGGCGTTGCGTAATGCTTGCTGTTGATCACGGTTATTTCCAGGGCCCGACGACCGGGCTTTCCAACCTGGGAAGAACAGTTGAACCGTTACTGCCTTATGCCGATGCTTTGATGATAACAAGGGGTGCAATCAGGAACTGGATCGAGCCAATTGTGGATATTCCGATAATTTTACGTGTTTCCGGCGGGCAGAGCATCCTGAAGGAATTATCCAATGAGACCATAACAACGGGCATAGAAGATGCGATAAGGATAAATGCATCAGCGATCACATGCTCCGTATATGTGGGCGGGGAATATGAAAGAAAGACAATAGAAAATCTTTCAAAGCTTGTTGATGACGGTGAAAAATACGGCATCCCTGTGCTTGCAGTAACTGCTGTCGGGAAAGAAATGGTTCGTGATGCGCGCTACCTTGGCCTTGCTTCAAGGATCTGCGTTGAAACGGGTGCGCATATCATAAAAACATATTATACTGAGGGTTTCGATAAAGTAGTTGAAGCATGCGGGAAAGTACCTGTTGTAATAGCAGGCGGAAAGAAGCTGCCTGAAATAGATGCCCTGAAAATGGCACATGGGGCAATATCAGATGGCGCAGTTGGTGTTGATATGGGAAGGAATATTTTCCAGAGTGACAGCCCTGTGGGTATGATACAGGCGGTAAGGGCGATAGTCCACGGTGGTAAGTCGGTGGATGAGGCTTACGATATTTATGAACAATCAAAGAAGTAAATTATGCCTGGACATAGAACACGGATGACACGGATAAACACGGATCAGGAATATCCGTGAAAATCCGTTTGATCCGTGTCATCTGTGTTCTATTTTAGATGATTTAAAATTATGAAAACCGCAGTATATTACAACAATAACGATATCAGGATTGAAGAAAGACCAAAACCTGAAATAAAAAACGGTGAGATACTTGTAAAGGTCAAAGCCTCAGGCATTTGCGGGACAGACCTGATGGAATGGTACCGTATCAAGAAAGCCCCTCGTGTACTTGGCCATGAGATGACAGGCGAAATAGTTGAATCAAAGTCTGATAAATTCAAAGTCGGCCAGAGGGTTTTTGTAAGCCATCATGTCCCTTGCAACGAATGCAGGTATTGCCTTGCCGGAAATCATACGGCCTGTGAAACGTTGCATAAAGGTAATTACGATCCCGGCGGATTCAGCGAATTTGTAAGGGTTCCGGAAATCAATGTCAAGAGCGGAACTTACCTTCTTCCTGCCAGTATCTCTTATGAGGAAGGCACGATGATCGAGCCTCTTGCATGTGTCGTAAGGGCACAGAGAATAATTGATGTGAAAGATGGCCAGACTGTTCTTGTCATGGGTTCCGGGATTTCGGGGCTGCTGAATATTGCCATGGCAAAATTAAAAAATGCAAGGGTCATGGCGACGGATATCAATGATTACAGGCTGGAAAAGGCGGGCAAATTCGGAGCGGATGAAGTTTTTAACGCAAGTGAAGAGCTGGACCTGAAAGCTGACAGGATAATCATGTGTACCGGAGCAATGCCTGCTTTTGAAGCAGCGTTCAGGTACATTGATAAGAAAGGAGTAATAATGCTCTTTGCTATCCCGAATAAGAATCTTTCAATCCCTGTTGAAGATTTCTGGAGAAATGAATTGAGCATTGTATCCAGCTATGGCGCAGCGCCTGTTGATCTTGAAGAGGCGCTTTCATTGATCAGGGATAAGAAGATCAATGTCAGGGATATGATAACTGACAGGGTAAAGCTGGGAGATATCCAGAAGGGATTTAAGATTGCAGGGCAGGCAAGGGAATCATTGAAGGTTATTGTTGTGCCTGAATGAGATTTATTAGTAAAGATTACGTTGGGTCGGAAATCATTTCCTTATTCATTAAAAAACTTTAGCAATTTCTCTACTGGCCAGCAGTTGATAATATCTTCTTTTTCAGCCCAGCCGCGGCGCGCCTGGGAAATGCCGTATTCTATGTAATGTAACTGGGAAGGGTCGTGGGAATCCGTATTGATAACCATCTTCACCCCTTCTTCCTTTGCCTTTTTAATGTAGACATCCTTCATGTCCAGCCGCTCCGGATAGGAATTTATTTCCAGGGCGGTTTTCGTTTCTCTTGCCGCCTCCAGGATTTTTTCCACATCGATCTGGTATTCTTCGCGCTTCTTGATCAGCCTTCCGGTGGGATGGGAAATGATGTCCACATGGGGATTTTCCATTGCCCTGATAATCCGCTCTGTCATCTTTTCCACTGGCATCTTGAATTGGGAATGGACACCAGCAATCACGTAATCGAGTCTGGCTAAAACTTTATCCTCTATATCGATTGATCCATCCTGCATAATGTTGGCCTCGCAGCCGCTCAATACCCTGAATTCTGATTGTCCGCCAGACCCCTGGCCAGGATGAGAATTAATTTTCTCTATTTCAGAAATATGGTGAAGCAATTGTTTCTCGTCTAAACCATGTTCTATCTTCAAAGCCCTGGTATGCTCGGAAATGCCGATATACTCGTAGCCAAAATCCCTGGCAGCCAGCGCTGCTTCTTCAATCGGGGTGCCATCGCTTTCCTGCCACCGCGAATGATAATGCAAATCTCCTTTGAGATCATTATAACCAATAAGTTTCGGCAGACCATCGGGCTTGCCTTGAGCCTCGCGAATTGCTGCTTCGATTTCTCCCGTATTTTCCCGTAATTCCGGCGCCATCCAGCTCATGCCCAAAACCCTGTAGACCTCTTCCTCATCTTCTCCTGCCACCATCTCTTTCCCTTTAAAAACGCCGTATTCGTTTAACTTTAATCCTTTTTCAATGGCGATCTTGCGCAAAAGTATGTTATGTTCTTTAGAGCCGGTAAAATACTGCAAGGCTGAGCCGTAGCTCTTTTTGGGAATAACCCTGATATCCATATCGAATCCCTGGAGCATACGCACTGATGTTTTGGTATCGCCCTTTCCCCATACCCTGACTATGCCAGGCAAGGAAACAAAAAGATCCATTACTTTCCGGGGATTTTCCGAAATGGCCAAAAAATCCAGATCGCCGATAGTATCTTTCATCCTCCTTACCGAACCGGCCATAGATAACTCTTCTACTTCTTTCGATTCTTTAAGTCTCGCAAATACTTCCCTGGCTGTGGGCAAGATCTCTCCCAGGAGAAATCTGCCCTTCTCTCTTTTCAGGAACGCAATACCTTCCAGGATATTTTTTTCTGTTTTTTCCCCGAAACCGGGTAATTTCCTTATTTTTCCTTCTTCCGCCGCCTTCTCCAGCTCATCCAGGTTTTTGATGCCCAATTCTTCGAAGATTACCTTAACTTTTCTTGGCCCCACGCCTTCCACAGCGGTCAGGGCTTCAACGCTAACTGGTATTTTCTTTTTAAAATCCTCATAATATTTTATTTGGCCTGTCTTGAGATATTCTTCGATTTTTTGTGCGATGCTTTCGCCCACTCCGGGAATTTTTTTTAATCCTTTAAACCCTTCCTCCTTATATAAATCCTCTACACCACGATCCAGCGTATCGAGTCCCAGACCGGCTTTTCTATATGCCCGGGGCTTGAAAGCCACGCCTTCCATCTCCAAATATTCGGCGATTTCATACAATATTCTAGCTATTTCCTGGTTCTTCATTTTTCAATATCTCCCTGCGTTCCCGTATTTTCGCCTGCGGTTATAGCATTCCTTCCCTGCATATGCCTGGGCAAGGGCTTCAAGAATAGTCATATCTGCTATGCCCAACCTCATTTTTCCTGTAACCGTACGCATAATATACTTGGCTTCTACGGGCTTTGCGTCCATAAGCAGCCCGGAGAGGGCTTTTACTTTGGCGTCCACACTTCCCGCCCCGGTTGTTCTTGCAATCTTATCAAGAGCATCATAGACATCCTGTACCATAAGCTCCTTTTCAGAAAGTGTCACCTGCCTGTTTGTCACAAGGAGCCTCTCTGCAGCAGTACCTACATCACCTCTGCTCCTCAGTTCTCCCTCTACTTTCTCCAGAGAAAGCCCTGTAGCTGCAGATAGTGCCTTCAGGGCTGTTTTCTCAGCTATCCCCATATCTACCCCGGCAAAATCCGGGTAAAGCTTGCCCTGCGTAAGATAAACGATCTTATCTATCACCCTGCCGGGGGTCTTTTTTAAAAAATCTACGATATAGCGTGTAATCTCAAGGCGCTTCGTTGTTGCTCCTATTGCTTCGTAGAGGCCAACAAGCTCAATGTACTTCACACTCTCACCAGGTATATATCTTAACTCTGTATAAATAAAACCATGCTAATCGTAAGTATCTGATTAAAGTACGATCCTTTTTTGTCCCATTAGCCTGTAGAAATCTTAAAGTGGATTGCAGTACCTCTTTTAATTAACAGCGGGAATTTGAGGATCATGTCAAAGCAGGAACTTATGGACGAGATAGTTAGTGAGGTGCAGGTCTGCAGGAAATGCCGCCTCTGGCAGTACGCAAGAAACCCTGTTCCCGGAGAGGGAAGCCTTGAAGCCTCCCTGATGCTGATAGGCGAGGCGCCGGGATACAGGGAGGATATGGCAGGAAGACCTTTTGTTGGAAGCGCGGGAAAGCTCCTGGACAGGCTTATCTCAGGCATCAATCTCAGGAGGGAAGAGGTCTATATCAGTAATATCGTCAAGCACAGGCCCCCACAGAACAGGGAGCCAAAAACTGACGAGGTCGGGGCATGCACTGCATATCTTGACAGGCAGATACAGGTAATAAGGCCCGGTGTTATAGCAACGATGGGAAAGCATTCAACAAGGTATATTCTTTCAAAGTTGAACGTAGAGGTCAAGGGATTGACCGCAGTTAGAGGACGGGCCTATAAAGAGAAACTTCTTGGCCTGCCTGTCATTATAATACCTACATTCCATCCTGCCGCAGTTCTCTACAATCCTGCATACAGGTCAGGCCTGGAAGAGGATTTTCAGAAGATAAAGGAGGAACTTGAAAAATAAGATGCACATCGGCTCTTTTAATGCTATTCGCACATATATTTTTCAATCAAACCTATCTCCTTTTTTCCGCCCGCATATACAGGGGTTATGTAATCAATAACATCTGGCTTGATTGAGAGGATATCCATTTTCCCGTTACTTACCGCACCACCTGCTTCTGAAATGATCTTCCCCATGGGATTTGCTTCAAAAAGCAGCCTCAGCTTTCCTTTTTCTTTTTCTTTAATGCCAGGATATGTGAATACGCCGCCCTTGTGGAGTATCTGGTGCATGTCAGCAACAAAAGAGCCGCTGAACCGCAGTTTATAACCATCATTCTCAAGGCTTGAAATGAATTTTGAATGCGCTGGCAGATAATCCTTGCGAAGAGCCCCTGGCGCATATATTTTCCCATCAGGCATCTTAATATTTTCTGCTGTCAGGTGGAATTCGCCTTTTTCATCCATTACGAAATCATGTACACCATTTCCTGTTGTAAAAGTAAGAGTTGTTAGGGGACCATATAGAATATACATAGCAGCGATCATGTTTTTACCCATATCAAGAACAGTTCCGGGATAAATACCTATAATTGTCCCCACGGCAAGATTCACATCGATCAGTGAAGAACCGTCAAGAGGATCAATGACAGCACCGAACTGGTTTTTCGGATTATCGATTTCAATGATCCCGGGCTGCTCTTCTGTTGCAATATAGCGAACCAGCCTTGATCTCTTCAATCCGTTTATAAGGACATCATCAGCCCATTTATCAAGAGCCATTTGCTCTTCACCATATATATTATGCGTGCCAGCTTTATTCTGGCTTTTCAGGAATCCACTCTTTATTGTCTGTCCATTCTCGGCAAAAAAAAGTATTAATTCCGATAATTTCGGATCAGTGTTATTCCGGGAAAGAAAATCTTTAAGGTTCATGCTCACACTCTCATTTTTGTTTATTCTGATTAAGTAACAGGAAACTAAATAGTTATCGTTCTTCTCTTTTGAATCGTGGTCAATCGTTTAACGTATGGATTCGCTCTGTGGCTAATACCCCTTAATTTTATCATATTCCCTTACATTATAATCGGGTATGCTGACGCTTGGAATTGTGAATACCTATGATAAAATAAAGATCCATGAGGCTCATTACCGCAGCATCGCCAGGGCAGCGCCTGTCGCTTATGCTTTCGGATTCAACCTGGCGCTGTTTGATTTCCCTTTCAGGATGAATTCAGAAGAACTTGTGAATTTCGTAAAAGACAAAACAACTATTGGCGGCTCTGGAAAATATCTGGCAGAGCTTTTTGGCAATGGCAGGTTTTTCGTATTTGACCTGCCTGAAAAAGGATTCCAGCCGCAGTTTGGCTCCCCTGTCGTAACAACTTCACGCCCTGATAAGAAAAAAGAGATAGCTCTCCCTGCGCTTGTTGAACAAATAACCAGGAAAAAATCATTCCTTTTCCTTATAGGTTTAGGGCATAAAGGACTTCCGCCGGGTCTATTTGAGATGGTGCAATATCATCTGGATATTACTTCAAAAGGCGTATCACTTGAAACCTGTACTGCGATAGGGGCTGTTCCTGCCATTATTTCAGGGCATCTGGCAGGAATATCAAGACAAAGTATATAATCTTTCATTCCCAATGTTTGAAATGGGGGAAACAGAGTGAAAGAAAATAAAGTTGAAAAAGCACAAATTTTAACAACAGTAGCTGATAAGATAATCGAACAACTTGCAGCTACAGGTGTAAAATTTGTTTTTGGTATCCCCGGAGATTCGAATCTCCCGCTTGTGGAATCTATCAGGAAGCAGGACAATATCAGATTCATTCTCACAAGACATGAGGGGACAGCGGCTTTTATGGCAGGAGCGTACGGAAAGCTCACCGGGGAAGTGGCTGCCTGTTTATCTATCGCAGGTCCGGGTGCAACAAACATGATCACAGGTCTTGTGGATGCCACATCAGATGGAGCACCTGCACTTGCACTTGTGGGTCAGATATCACAAGTGCTGCTTGGAAGTGAGCATCTCCAGGAAATAGACGAGATCGAAAT from Candidatus Methanoperedens sp. includes:
- a CDS encoding uracil-DNA glycosylase — encoded protein: MSKQELMDEIVSEVQVCRKCRLWQYARNPVPGEGSLEASLMLIGEAPGYREDMAGRPFVGSAGKLLDRLISGINLRREEVYISNIVKHRPPQNREPKTDEVGACTAYLDRQIQVIRPGVIATMGKHSTRYILSKLNVEVKGLTAVRGRAYKEKLLGLPVIIIPTFHPAAVLYNPAYRSGLEEDFQKIKEELEK
- the lsrF gene encoding 3-hydroxy-5-phosphonooxypentane-2,4-dione thiolase, which encodes MNWGMKNRISRIIKPKTGRCVMLAVDHGYFQGPTTGLSNLGRTVEPLLPYADALMITRGAIRNWIEPIVDIPIILRVSGGQSILKELSNETITTGIEDAIRINASAITCSVYVGGEYERKTIENLSKLVDDGEKYGIPVLAVTAVGKEMVRDARYLGLASRICVETGAHIIKTYYTEGFDKVVEACGKVPVVIAGGKKLPEIDALKMAHGAISDGAVGVDMGRNIFQSDSPVGMIQAVRAIVHGGKSVDEAYDIYEQSKK
- the polX gene encoding DNA polymerase/3'-5' exonuclease PolX translates to MKNQEIARILYEIAEYLEMEGVAFKPRAYRKAGLGLDTLDRGVEDLYKEEGFKGLKKIPGVGESIAQKIEEYLKTGQIKYYEDFKKKIPVSVEALTAVEGVGPRKVKVIFEELGIKNLDELEKAAEEGKIRKLPGFGEKTEKNILEGIAFLKREKGRFLLGEILPTAREVFARLKESKEVEELSMAGSVRRMKDTIGDLDFLAISENPRKVMDLFVSLPGIVRVWGKGDTKTSVRMLQGFDMDIRVIPKKSYGSALQYFTGSKEHNILLRKIAIEKGLKLNEYGVFKGKEMVAGEDEEEVYRVLGMSWMAPELRENTGEIEAAIREAQGKPDGLPKLIGYNDLKGDLHYHSRWQESDGTPIEEAALAARDFGYEYIGISEHTRALKIEHGLDEKQLLHHISEIEKINSHPGQGSGGQSEFRVLSGCEANIMQDGSIDIEDKVLARLDYVIAGVHSQFKMPVEKMTERIIRAMENPHVDIISHPTGRLIKKREEYQIDVEKILEAARETKTALEINSYPERLDMKDVYIKKAKEEGVKMVINTDSHDPSQLHYIEYGISQARRGWAEKEDIINCWPVEKLLKFFNE
- a CDS encoding GxxExxY protein; amino-acid sequence: MEFKDVTEKIIGCAYKVYNTMGYGFLESVYEKCLLIELKKAGLKSEYQKQIIVNYEGEVVGNFIADIFVEELIILELKSVKNLAKAHEVQLVNYLVATGKNVGLLINFGEDKVEIKRKVREL
- a CDS encoding fructose-1,6-bisphosphatase — its product is MNLKDFLSRNNTDPKLSELILFFAENGQTIKSGFLKSQNKAGTHNIYGEEQMALDKWADDVLINGLKRSRLVRYIATEEQPGIIEIDNPKNQFGAVIDPLDGSSLIDVNLAVGTIIGIYPGTVLDMGKNMIAAMYILYGPLTTLTFTTGNGVHDFVMDEKGEFHLTAENIKMPDGKIYAPGALRKDYLPAHSKFISSLENDGYKLRFSGSFVADMHQILHKGGVFTYPGIKEKEKGKLRLLFEANPMGKIISEAGGAVSNGKMDILSIKPDVIDYITPVYAGGKKEIGLIEKYMCE
- a CDS encoding DUF531 domain-containing protein; the encoded protein is MLTLGIVNTYDKIKIHEAHYRSIARAAPVAYAFGFNLALFDFPFRMNSEELVNFVKDKTTIGGSGKYLAELFGNGRFFVFDLPEKGFQPQFGSPVVTTSRPDKKKEIALPALVEQITRKKSFLFLIGLGHKGLPPGLFEMVQYHLDITSKGVSLETCTAIGAVPAIISGHLAGISRQSI
- a CDS encoding zinc-binding dehydrogenase, with the protein product MKTAVYYNNNDIRIEERPKPEIKNGEILVKVKASGICGTDLMEWYRIKKAPRVLGHEMTGEIVESKSDKFKVGQRVFVSHHVPCNECRYCLAGNHTACETLHKGNYDPGGFSEFVRVPEINVKSGTYLLPASISYEEGTMIEPLACVVRAQRIIDVKDGQTVLVMGSGISGLLNIAMAKLKNARVMATDINDYRLEKAGKFGADEVFNASEELDLKADRIIMCTGAMPAFEAAFRYIDKKGVIMLFAIPNKNLSIPVEDFWRNELSIVSSYGAAPVDLEEALSLIRDKKINVRDMITDRVKLGDIQKGFKIAGQARESLKVIVVPE